The genomic segment AGGGCGTCGCCATGCAGTTCGAGCGGTTCAGCAAGTCGCGGGCGTGGCTCGAAAAGATGGGCGTGAAGGTGGACGAGCCCCAGGCGTTCGACGAGGCCGCGGCGAAGACGCAGCGGAACCAGTTGCTCATCTTCAGCCGCTGGTGCCAGGTCATGCTGCGGTTCGAGAAGGCCATGTACGAGAACCCGAAACAGGATCTGAACGCGCTCTGGTGGGACCTGGTCGAGACGTACCAGCAGGTGAAGAAGCCCAAGGGCCGCAGCGCCCCGGACTATGGTGCGAAGATCCACATCTGTAGCGCGCCGGTGTACTACCACAACTACATGATGGGCCAATTGTTCGCCTCGCAGGTTCACCACGCGCTGTCGAAGGACGTGTTCAACACCGACCCCAAACAGACCATCTACATCGGTGAAAAGAAGGTCGGCGAGTTCATGAAGAAGAAGGTCTTCGAGCCGGGGCGGACGAAGACGTGGAAGGAACTCACCCGGTTCGCGACCGGAGAAGACCTGAGCCCGAAAGCGTTCGCGAAGGACTTCCAGGGGTGAGCCCGGAGCGTTTCCCGTGTAGGCCGCGGCCGAGGCTCCTCGACCGCGACCTACAACCACGACGCGTTTTGTGTGCCGTACTCGATCGAAAAGTGTGGCGCATTCATCCGCCGTGCGATCGAATTGAACGCGTGTCCAGTTAATTATCACTGTCCAGGTCATAATTCACTCCCGTCAGCATGAATCGCTGCTGCTGCGGCCGCGTCGGAGCGGTCGGGGTCGGCACGGTCATTACTCGTTTCGGGAGGAGAGCGATGGATCGTCGCGAGTTGCTCGGTGCGCTCGGTGCCCTGGGAGCCGTACCGGTCTGCGGGGCACTGCCGGCGGCCGCAGCGGGGCACGGTGGGAAGGACGACGGCGGGCCGATGTCCGCCCCGCACTTCCACTTCTGCGGCATTCACATGGCCAAGAAGAACAAGAACATCCAGTTCGTCACGCAGCACTACTGCGCCGCGCACACCGGCGGCTCGGAGGGCGACGTGTTCCAGTGCGTCCTGTTCGACGGGACCGGTAAGAACGCGAAACTGGTGGGCGTCGAGTACCTGATCTCGGAAGGGGCCTACGCCAAGTTGCCCGACGCCGAGAAGAAGTACTGGCACGCTCACACGTATGAAGTTCTCGGCGGCGGCCTGATCGCCCCGGCGATGAGTGCCGAGGACGAGATGAAATTCATGAAGGTCGTCATCAAGACGTGGGGCAAAGCGTGGCACACGTGGCCCGACCCGTCCACCGCCGTGCCGGTCGGCGAGCCGCTCCTGATCTGGTCGCTCATGGGCGACGGACAGGTGGACGAGAAGGTCCTCGCGCAGCGCGACAAGGAATTCAAGGTCGATACCGCGAAGATCCGCGAGGCCCGCACAAAGGAGCTGGGCCTCGAGGTGCCCAACGTCCCGGTGCCGAAAGACATGAACACGATCGGCCGCCAGTGGACCGAAACGGGTACCGACAAGCCGACGCCGAAGAAGAACTGAAGATGCAGCGGGCGGATTGCGGACTGTAGCCGGCCTCTGTGAGGCCGGTGCGACGCGATCTCCGGAGCACCGGCCTCACAGAGGCCGGCTACAGAAGAGGCAGGCGCATCCGCTGGAACAATCACAAATTCACACGACCGCGTCTGTGACTCCCGTCACCCCAACTCGCTCTCACGGAGCCGCGCGGCCAGGTCCCGGTGGATGCGTCCACGGATGAGGAACTCGTCCCCGTCCAGCCACGCCCGCACCCCGGGGCTGAGCGTGAACTCGTCCGTCACGACGGCGCGGACCACGGTGTCGATGAGCCGCAGCGGGTGCAGCGTGTAGTAACAGTTCGACGAGCCCTGTACGCTGACGCGGTCGAGGCGCTGGAACAACTCTTCCAGCCGCCCGAGCGCGAACCCGGCGGTCGCGAAGCCGAGGGCCTCGGCGTAGGCCAGCGCCAGCGCCGTCCGCTTCGGCACGTCGTCCGACGTCGATAAGAACATTGCGTCCCGGGCCGCGTTCAAGATGCGCTCGCCCGCCTCCGCGTCCCCCGCCACGAACCAGCCCACGGCCAGGCCCACGCGCTCGGCGGTGAGCGCCGCGGCGGCCGGCTCGCCGCCGTTCGGGTCGATGATCCCGATCAGCGCCTCGGCGTCGGCCGTCAGGCCGAACTTGCGCGCGCGCGGAACGCGCGCGCGCCGTTGCCCCGGCCGCGGTGAGCAGCGAGCCGGCCGCCGCCCCGCGCGTGAGGTGCCGGAGCAGCCGTTGGGCCGCCCCGGCCGACGCCACCGCGAACGCCAGTTCGATGATCCGGGCCTGGAACCGGGTCACCCGGTTCGCGCGCTCGGCGTCCGTCCAGCCGCCCGGCACACACCCACGCTTCTGTCCAGTCCAGTGCGGTCGGCGCCCAGCTCCAGCAGCGGTTCGGTCACGGACGCGTCGAGGTGCGCGGCCACGCCGAGGAGCGCGAGCACCACCCGCGGCACGGTCGCGGTGGTCGGCCCGGCGAGCGCGCCCGCGAGCAGCGCCCCGGGCCTCCTCGAGCAACTGCGCCGGGTCGGTGCGGGTGCCGAGGACCGCGAGCCGCTCCCCCAACCGGTCGGCGCCCCAGAACTCCCGCAGGTCGCGCCCGCGGTAGCGCGCACGGCCCCGACCGGCTGGAGGATGCGGCTGTGCTCGCGGAGCCGGTCGGCCGAGTAGCGGGCGAACTCCGGGAGCCGCTCCAACCGCTCGTGCAGGTCCGCGGGCAGCCCCGGTTTGGGCGTGTGGCCCTCGTGCGCTTCCTTGATCCGGTGGAGAAACAGGTCGCCCAGGAAGGCGTGCCCGGCCGGATCGACGCGGACCCCGGTGGCGCGCCCGAGCGCGCCTTGCGCGCCCGGGCCGCCCAGTCCCGCGCTGCGCCCCGTTCGCCCAGCGCGCCGAGCCCCACGCGAGCATGAACTGCGCGTACGCCGCCGTCGCCTCGCCCTCCCCGCTGAGCCCCGCCCACTCGAGCCCGGCGCCGCCCTCGGCGTGCCGCCGGACCCACTTCATGATCGGCTCGTGCATGCGGCCGAGCCACTCGCGGGCGGTCTTGAACCGCTCGGCGGTCGCGGTGCCGCGGAACCGCAGGAACGAGGGCTCGTCCAGGTCCAGCGCGGGGCCGCGCTCGTGTAGCCGGCGGATCAGCCGGTCCCGCCAGCGCGCCAGGCCGAGCGTGTCGCCGTCGCACGCCCGCGCCAGGGCGAGCCGGGCCAGCCACGCCCCGCGCACCGGCACGTCGTCGAACTGCTGCTCCAGAACCGCCAGCACCCGCGGGAGCGCCGCGACGAACTCGGGGGCGGAACGGGGAGGGCGCCGAAGAAGGCCGCGAGCGCGGCGACCACCCGCCCGGTACCGGGCCGCGCGGGCTCGCTCAACCAGCGGTCCAGGTCCGCGCCGCGGTCGCCCCGCTTCGCCGCCCGGATCTCCGCGGCCGCCCACTGCTCGAACCACGCCTCCGGCGGGGCGGGGCCTCCCAGAGGGCGTTCGTCCAGCAGACGGCGGCGTCCAGCGACTGGCCGGTCGCGCCGTACACGCCGGCCAGCTCGGCCCACCGGGCCGCCCGGCCGGCCGGGTTTAGGTGCGAGAAGTCCGCGAGCAAGCGGGTTTCGAGGTCGTGCCGGCGGGCCGCCCAGTCGTGACCGTGGAGCAGGGCGTCCGCGGACGCGAGTTTCCGTTCCACCCGCCCGTCGTTCTGTGCGGCCACGGGGCGCGGCGGGTGGCGCGGGGGCGGGCGGGTCGGGTCCGGGTGCGGTTCGGCCGCCGCACGCTCGGCCCGTTGTCGCTGGCCGCGGACCCACCGAACCATCCGGAACACGGACTTCGAGACCCAACTGGAATCGTCCTCCGCCCCCGGCGCCGGCTCGTCCGCGACCGGTGCTTGTTTTTCGGGTTCCGGATCGGGCTCGAGTTCGATGGAGGTTTCGAGCTGAACGGTGAACCGGCCGAACGGGAACGTTTCTTCCGGCGGCTCATCCGCCACGAGTCGGGCGGGCCGCGGCACTACGTATTCCAGCCGCTCGGCGAGTGACCGGAACGCCGGCACATCGACCGCGTGGACCGCGATCCCGCGGCCCGCGGGCTCGACCCACACGATCCGCTGCGGGCCGAGAGCGAACTCGCGGACGAGTTCGCGCACCCGGACCACCGGGCGCGCGCGCCGCCCGCGGGCACAAAGAGCGTCGGGACCCGCGGGTCGGGTTGGAACGCCCGGGCCGGTACGGGCAGCACGGCCGCGCCCGTCGGCCGCGTCCGCCCGGCGGACGACGAGCCGCGTGTCGGGACCGGCTTGCACCGTCGCCACCTGGAACCGGTGGAGCAGGCGCTCGTCGGCGGTCCGGCAGAACGTCTCGAACGCCCCGTGGTCCGGAGCGGACAGCACCCACAGCGCCTCGTCCCGCGGGCCGTCGCGCTGCGCGAGTCGGAACCGCACCTCGATCCGCACGCGCGGGTCGGCGGGGGCGCCGGTCGTTCGCTGGAGCGGGACGGGCAGCTCTTCGAGGCGCGGGGGCGGGACCGGGCCGGGGACACACACCGACGCCCGGTCCGGTCCGCACAACAACACGCTGCCGTCCGGCACGTCCAGGTGGGCGGCGAGGGGGTGTTCCCAACCGCGAACGGTCCAAACGCCCTCGGCCTGTTTCTGGTACACCCGGACGTCCGCGCCGGCCTCGTCGATCCACAGGAACACGGCCGGGGGCGGCGCGTGGGCGGTGACCCACGCGCGGCCGGTGTACGGGTCCGGCAGCAGCCGCACGCCGACCTGCGCCACGCGCCGCCGCACGCGGGCGACGAGTGCGGCGAGGTGCCGGTCCGGAACGTCGAACAGCACGAGGCCGTCCGCGGCGGGCTCGGCGCGGCGGAGCGGGAACACCTCGGCCCAGCACCGGACGCCGTCCGTCGGGACGCCGGGCGTCCCGAGGGCGAGGACGCCGAGCCGGGCCAGAGCGGCAAAGGCTTCACGGGCCGGCAGCTCGTCCGGTTCGAGCCAGAGGCGCCCGAGGGCGTCGAACCCGGCCCGCGCCGGGCGCCCGCGCGACCTCCGGCGGCACCAGCCCGCTGACGAGTGCGAGACGCAGGGTGTCCAGGTTCGGGAAGAACAGCGCCGGCATGACCGAAGTGTAGTGCGCCGCGGTCGAAAGTGGGCAGAAGATAGTGGGCGGAAAAATCAAACCGGGCACGGCGCAGCGAGGAAAGGACCCGCGACCGCCGTGCCCAGTTGCTGGTCCCCTGTCCGCTCACGGCCGCACGTCACCGCCCGCCGCGCTCACAAGTGGTTCGTGTCCAGGTTCCGCTTCATGTCGGCGTGGATGCGGCGGCGGACGAGGTACTCGTCGTCGTCGAGCCACTTGCGGCCGGAGGCGCCCAGCGCGGAGTCGTCGCTCACGAGGGCGAGGATCACGTCCTCCACGAGGTTCAGGTGGAACCGCGAATAGTACTGCGCGGTGGTCCACGTGTTCGTGATCTTGGAGGGGGACATTTTGCGGAACAGTTCGATCATGCCGGCCAGACAGTTGTCCGGGGACCCGCCCTGGCCGAGCGCGCTGACGTACGCGCGGGCCAGCTCGGTGTAGTCCTTCGGCTGGAGCACCATCGCGTTCGCGCCGAGGAGCTCGTTCCGCGCCTCCTGAAGGATCGGCGCGGCCCGGTCGTGGAGGCCGAGGTGCATCCACCCGCCGGCCAGGTTGAGCAGGGTCTGGAGCACGGCCGCCCACGCGTCGGGCTTGGCCGCGTACTTCTTCTTCAGTTCCGCGGCCGAGGCCCCGCGGAGCACCTCGTTGTGGAGCTTGGTCAGGAACCGGTCGATCTCGCTCATGAGCCCGAGCTTCTTCAGGTTCCGCAGGCACTGGCGCGCGACCACGTTAATGAGCTTGTACCGCGTGTCTTCGGCCTTGGAGTGGACCAGAGTGGTGAAATCGTCCACCAGTTTCTTGACGACGTCTTCGCGGTTGAAGTGACCGGCGAGGAACAGCGCGCGCTCGAGCAACTCGCCCTGCTTCCGGTGCAGGTCGGGCGATTCGGTGGCGGCGCCGGTGCCGCCGCTGAGCGCGGCCGGGACGTGCGTGAGCAGTTCCACCGTGAACGCCTCGTTCACGCGGGCCGCCAGCGGCAGCCCCTCGTGGAGGACATAAAACTGCACCTCCTTGAGCGGCTTGCCGGTCACGCCCTCTTTGTGCAACTTGCGGATGCGGTCCGCGAGCTTGTTCGGGTCGCGGATCGCGTGCAGCTCCGCGAGCTCCTTCTTCATCGCGTCGCCGTGCTTGGTCCAGTCGGCGTAGGGGTCGGGCTTCTCCTGCGGTTCCATGATCCGCGACTGCTCGCGCATCCGGTCCACCACGTACTTCGCGAGCTTGTACGGGTTGTTCACCGGGCCGGAGCCGCCCTTCTTGGCGATCTCTTCCAGCTTGTCGAGTACCTCGGGGGCCATCTGCCCGGTGTGGGGCTTCCCCGCCAGCACCTGCTCGACGCGGTACCGGAACGCAATGAACAGGAAGTTGCGGACGACGGCGGCGGTGACCGCCTGGTCGGTCTGCGTGTTGCCGCCGGTGGGGACCGGCCCCTCCATCGCCTTGCGGGCCTCTTCGAGCAGGTGCTTCGCCTGCGTCGATTCGTCGAGTCGGGCGACCGCGAACGCGAACAGCATGTCCACGAGCGGCTGGTTCGCCTTCAGGTGGTCGTTCTTCTGCGCGGTCGCGGAGTCGTCGAGCCACTTGCGGACGGCCCCGTGCAGCTCCATCGCCTTGTCGCGCACCACGCGCATGCGCTCGGAGTCCTTCATCCCGAAGAACCGGAGGAAGCCGGGCAGGTCGCGCTCGGCCTGGAGCCCGTTTTCGAGGAGCCGCTTGAGCAGCCGGTCGCGTACCCGGGCCAGCCCGAGGACGTCGGCCCCGGAGAGCTGCGCGAGCCGGTAGCCCGCGAGCCAGACGGCCCGCACCGGCAGCGCCGCGTCGTGCGTTTCCAGGTACTTTTGGAGCGCCGGGAGCCGGTGCGTCAGCCACCCCGGCACCGGCTGTTGCGACGCGAGCCACAGGAACGCCGCCACCACCCGGCGCGACTCCTCCAGCCCGCCGCCGGTGTGGTTCAGGAGCCGGTCGAACTCGTCGGCGCGGACGGTCTTGTCCGCGTCGGGCAGTTCGGTCCGGGCCCAGGCCGCGAGCCACTGCTGCGGCATCGGGTCGGCGTCCCAGAGGGCGTCCAGCCAGCACACGGCCGCGTCCACGGGCCGCTTCGCCCCGGAATACGCGGTCGCCAGTTCGGGCCAGAGGGCCTGGCGCTCGGGCGCGTCCAACGGGCCCTCGAGGGCGACGAACTGGGCCTCCAGTTCCTTGGCCCGGATCTCCCACTCGTTCGGCTTGCGCACCTCTTCGGCCGGCGGGAGGTAGTCCGTCTGTGCGGACGGTTTCGCGACCGGCTGTTTACCCTTGGCGGTCGGTTTCGTCGGGCCGACGCCCTTGGGCGCCTTCGCGTCGTCGTCCTCCTTACCCTTCGGCTCCTTGTCGCCCTTGTCCGGCTTGGTCTTCGGGCCGCCGTCCTTGCAGACGAAATGGTCGAAGTCGAACCGCGTCGCCTCGATCCACGCGGCCAGCGGCTGCTGTTCGGCCTCGATCACGTAATCGACCCAGTCCTCCAGCGACCGGAACGCCGCGTCCGGCACGCTCTCCGGGGTGAACCCGGTCGTGGTCTCGTCGGGGTAGAGCCACACCACCTGATCGGCGTCGTCCGACAGGAGCTTGCGGACCGCGTCGCGGCGGAGCGTCGGGTGCAGCCGCTTGCCGATCGGCAGGAACAGGTTCGGCAGCTTCCAGTAGGGCTTGAACGGCAGCGCGTTGTCGAGCGTCAGCACGGGGGCGGTGAGCTTCGACGGGCGGACGCGGAGGACGACGGTGCGCCGGCCCTGGGCGTCGGTGGCCACGGCGAACATGAGCCGCTGGAGGAGCCGGTCGTCGG from the Frigoriglobus tundricola genome contains:
- a CDS encoding DUF1264 domain-containing protein, encoding MDRRELLGALGALGAVPVCGALPAAAAGHGGKDDGGPMSAPHFHFCGIHMAKKNKNIQFVTQHYCAAHTGGSEGDVFQCVLFDGTGKNAKLVGVEYLISEGAYAKLPDAEKKYWHAHTYEVLGGGLIAPAMSAEDEMKFMKVVIKTWGKAWHTWPDPSTAVPVGEPLLIWSLMGDGQVDEKVLAQRDKEFKVDTAKIREARTKELGLEVPNVPVPKDMNTIGRQWTETGTDKPTPKKN